In a genomic window of Neoarius graeffei isolate fNeoGra1 chromosome 13, fNeoGra1.pri, whole genome shotgun sequence:
- the jph2 gene encoding junctophilin-2 isoform X2 translates to MSGGRFEFDDGGAYCGGWEGGKAHGHGICTGPKGQGEFSGSWNYGFEVVGVYTWPSGNTYEGYWAQGKRHGLGIETKGHWVYKGEWTHGFKGRYGTRMSLGSGAKYEGTWNNGLQDGYGTETYADGGTFQGQFTGGMRHGYGVRQSVPYGMAAVVRSPLRNSLTSLRSEHSNGTLLQQDVPIITTTNASGKETVVTLSMPMGPSRGGFALSLHGDPELAKPKKRGLFRRSSLLGKLTKSESRTSLSSQKSKISFLRSESALSSATSDANSTISMGDSEVEGEGHEFPPVEADIDATTTEVYMGEWKNDKRSGYGISERSSGLKYEGEWLDNQRHGYGCTTFAEGGREEGKYVHNVLVKAVRKKVIQLKGTKVKQKVERSVEGAQRAAAIAKQKAEIASSRESETKKKGW, encoded by the exons TGGGAGGGCGGTAAAGCGCACGGCCACGGCATCTGCACCGGTCCGAAGGGTCAAGGCGAGTTCTCCGGCTCGTGGAATTACGGTTTCGAGGTGGTCGGGGTGTACACCTGGCCCAGCGGGAACACGTACGAAGGCTACTGGGCTCAAGGCAAGCGCCACGGCCTGGGCATCGAAACCAAAGGCCACTGGGTGTACAAAGGCGAGTGGACGCACGGCTTCAAAGGCAGGTACGGCACGCGCATGAGCCTCGGCAGCGGCGCCAAATACGAGGGCACGTGGAATAACGGCCTGCAGGACGGCTACGGTACCGAGACCTACGCGGATGGCG GTACCTTCCAAGGGCAGTTTACTGGTGGAATGCGACATGGCTATGGTGTGCGTCAGAGTGTTCCATATGGTATGGCCGCTGTAGTGCGCTCTCCTTTGCGTAACTCACTAACTTCACTGCGTAGCGAGCACAGCAATGGCACGTTGCTGCAGCAGGATGttcccatcatcaccaccacaaaTGCCTCAGGCAAAGAGACTGTTGTCACCTTGTCGATGCCTATGGGGCCTTCACGTGGTGGCTTTGCTCTCAGCCTACATGGTGACCCTGAACTTGCCAAGCCAAAGAAGAGGGGCCTTTTCCGTCGCAGCTCGCTGCTGGGCAAGCTGACCAAGTCGGAATCCCGCACATCCCTCTCCAGCCAGAAGAGTAAGATCAGCTTCCTGCGCAGCGAGTCAGCCCTCAGTTCAGCAACTAGTGATGCCAACTCCACCATCAGCATGGGTGACAGTGAAGTAGAGGGCGAGGGTCATGAGTTCCCACCTGTCGAGGCTGACATTGATGCCACCACCACTGAGGTTTACATGGGTGAGTGGAAGAATGATAAGCGGTCAGGCTATGGTATCAGTGAGCGCTCCAGTGGCCTCAAGTATGAGGGCGAATGGCTGGATAACCAACGGCATGGCTATGGCTGCACTACATTTGCTGAGGGCGGTAGAGAAGAGGGCAAGTATGTACACAACGTGCTGGTGAAGGCTGTGAGGAAGAAGGTGATTCAACTGAAGGGCACCAAGGTCAAACAGAAAGTGGAAAGGAGTGTTGAGGGAGCGCAGAGGGCCGCTGCCATTGCCAAACAGAAAGCAGAAATTGCCAGCTCAAG AGAGAGTGAAACCAAAAAGAAAGGTTGGTGA